One window from the genome of Candidatus Melainabacteria bacterium encodes:
- a CDS encoding AMP-dependent synthetase → MLETTMHPNSVQELSPLPAHWHSLAHAFVHQARSQPRSLALADSSGLSLTYHDTLLRSIALANILHKRLGSAERVGVLLPPSVGAVLVNLALTMLGRIPVNLNYTSSQNTFNHYLSQCEFDQIITSRRIIERFPFDSTARYLLAERLRQDASIFLKAISWSEADLVPENLLGHIFAGLRNSDDRLDETAAILFTAGSTGDAKGVMLTHRNILTNVHAIQQQARLSEREFVLGVVPFFHSFGFTLTLWAVLALGHAAVYHYDPRDCRRIGNLAEKHKPTVLFCTPTIMRTYLRRSKKEQFESIKICILGGEKVKPALAHDLERELGITPLEGYGLTETSPVVSCNVPGRVVLKDGTEIAGTKLGTVGLPLPGTAIRIVDADSGQEKKTLEEGLIEVNGPQVMKGYLNNVEATDRVIHNGWFRTGDLGFIDEDGFLTISGRLSQFSKIAGEMVPHLKVEREIVRIAECEEQNVSVTSVPDDNRGERLIVLYSSGKLKKSPEEIVSILSSEKVIPALWIPNPRDFIEVDELPVLSTGKLDLREIRNIACRRTI, encoded by the coding sequence ATGCTAGAGACAACGATGCATCCAAATTCAGTACAAGAGTTGTCACCTTTGCCGGCGCACTGGCATTCGTTGGCGCACGCGTTTGTGCATCAAGCACGCAGTCAACCACGTTCTCTGGCTCTTGCTGATTCTTCGGGCCTGTCGCTCACATACCACGACACTCTTTTACGTTCGATTGCACTGGCAAATATTTTGCATAAACGCCTTGGTTCGGCTGAACGTGTTGGCGTGCTTTTACCGCCTTCCGTAGGCGCGGTATTAGTCAATCTTGCCTTGACGATGTTAGGCAGAATTCCAGTGAACTTGAACTATACATCGAGCCAGAACACATTCAATCACTATTTGAGTCAGTGCGAGTTCGATCAAATCATAACCAGCCGCCGCATTATCGAGCGCTTTCCGTTTGATTCGACTGCCAGATATTTGTTGGCGGAGCGACTTCGGCAGGATGCATCTATCTTTCTAAAAGCGATTTCCTGGTCTGAGGCTGACCTGGTTCCCGAGAATTTGCTCGGACACATCTTTGCAGGTCTGAGAAATTCTGACGACAGATTGGACGAGACGGCCGCAATTTTGTTCACAGCCGGTTCGACTGGAGATGCGAAAGGCGTGATGCTAACGCATCGAAATATTCTTACGAATGTTCATGCAATTCAGCAACAAGCACGACTGTCGGAACGCGAATTTGTGCTCGGCGTCGTGCCGTTTTTTCACTCGTTTGGTTTCACACTGACACTATGGGCAGTATTAGCACTTGGGCATGCTGCTGTTTATCATTATGACCCCCGAGATTGCAGGCGAATTGGAAATTTGGCTGAAAAACACAAGCCGACTGTGCTGTTCTGCACGCCCACTATTATGCGCACCTATTTAAGACGCAGTAAGAAGGAACAGTTCGAGAGCATAAAGATTTGCATCCTGGGGGGTGAAAAAGTAAAGCCGGCTCTTGCTCACGATCTCGAACGTGAGCTGGGAATTACGCCATTAGAAGGTTACGGGTTGACTGAGACATCGCCTGTAGTATCGTGCAATGTTCCAGGTCGGGTCGTATTGAAAGATGGCACCGAAATCGCGGGCACGAAACTCGGCACTGTAGGACTGCCTTTGCCGGGAACAGCGATACGCATTGTGGATGCTGATAGCGGCCAGGAAAAGAAAACTCTGGAAGAAGGTTTGATTGAAGTAAACGGTCCACAGGTGATGAAAGGATATCTAAACAATGTCGAGGCTACAGACCGTGTCATCCACAATGGATGGTTCAGAACTGGTGACCTTGGGTTTATCGATGAAGATGGATTTCTGACCATTTCAGGTCGCTTGAGTCAATTTTCCAAAATTGCCGGTGAAATGGTTCCGCACTTGAAAGTAGAAAGGGAGATTGTGCGCATCGCAGAATGTGAGGAACAGAATGTCTCGGTCACGTCAGTGCCCGATGACAATCGCGGCGAGCGTTTGATTGTCCTCTATAGCAGTGGCAAGCTGAAGAAATCACCAGAGGAGATCGTCTCGATTTTAAGTAGCGAAAAAGTTATACCGGCGCTGTGGATTCCAAATCCAAGAGATTTCATCGAAGTTGATGAATTGCCGGTGCTCTCAACGGGTAAGTTAGACTTGCGTGAGATCAGGAACATCGCTTGCAGAAGAACTATTTGA
- a CDS encoding cation-transporting P-type ATPase: MPSSDLNTSANKSPVPISIPSIEQAASQDSLTIVQSLSSDEKSGLTATAAAERRLQLTSSIDNQPRSPNAFALFIDQYRSTVVIVLLIATAASVIAREYLQAIGIGIAVVINSLVGFLTEYRSQVSLAELEKLSGPLAHVRRDGVDKNIPVNELVPGDILLLNEGDRVPADVRLITSTNLTVDESALTGESVPVYKASEADEDSPTSTILYQGSVVSAGKTKAIVIATGFDTKLGKLGRTLTTLMVHATPLQEELEQLGKQLSVVIVAICAVLFFIGLAKGENSWQMLQTAIALAIAAIPEGLPVIATLTLAEGTRQMIKLGALTRRLSAVETLGCTEIVCTDKTGTLTTNELTVSDILAGNRHFRVSSSEQLTSGSFFDESGKEIDTAQVPKLQDVLVAAILCNDAKLEAHDSHDWHVHGDPTEGALLVVALKAGIEKSATKNTHPRTTEFSFDLKRKRMTTLHNEGANLIAYSKGAPESVIRTCSQFASENGTQALDDKTRAWLVEQNNALAKKGLRVLAFARKEITSDTQLDQNSVENDMTFLGLVGMSDQPKKGVDTAVSQCHRAGIKVIMVTGDQPETACAIAKQIGIVASDRNAADAVLNGSTGYTDWHDDARRLENITVLARIEPEGKFRIVKALQAAGKVVAMTGDGVNDAAALKQADIGIAMGQGGTSLAREASDMVLTDDNFNVVVHAIEQGRTIYANIRSAIAYLLTASLASVFTVAGASMLNMPMPLTPLQLLWLNLIMHIFPGLGLALQKSYPGIMDEKPRGRNQSLLDSKSWMQIIGRGAIVAIASLIAINLAQHGTPAAVMEQQTVALATMSLALLMQSWSWLATKPSIKMSTLLSNAPMQISTLLGLLMLLAGTSLTPVQEILNTTTMSMPDWTLVVSSSLCTFLITTISSRLFVTIRR, from the coding sequence ATGCCTTCATCCGACCTGAACACTTCCGCGAATAAAAGTCCGGTTCCGATCTCGATTCCCTCGATTGAACAGGCAGCCAGTCAAGATTCGCTGACCATCGTCCAGTCTCTTTCGAGCGACGAAAAATCAGGACTAACTGCCACCGCCGCAGCAGAGCGTCGGTTGCAACTTACATCCAGCATAGACAATCAGCCCAGATCACCAAATGCTTTTGCTCTGTTTATCGATCAATATCGGTCGACGGTTGTAATTGTGTTGTTAATCGCTACCGCTGCTTCCGTGATAGCGCGTGAATATCTGCAAGCGATAGGCATCGGCATCGCCGTTGTCATAAACAGCCTGGTCGGATTTCTGACTGAGTATCGTTCACAAGTCTCTCTTGCTGAGCTGGAAAAGCTTTCTGGTCCGCTCGCACATGTGCGGCGCGACGGCGTGGATAAAAACATCCCGGTCAACGAACTCGTACCTGGTGACATCCTGCTTCTAAACGAAGGAGACCGCGTTCCGGCGGACGTGCGCCTGATTACCTCGACCAATCTGACTGTTGATGAATCGGCGCTGACAGGAGAATCAGTGCCGGTATACAAAGCTTCAGAAGCAGATGAAGATTCGCCGACCAGCACCATTCTCTACCAGGGCTCGGTTGTATCGGCCGGGAAAACAAAGGCCATTGTCATCGCCACGGGATTCGATACCAAGCTCGGCAAACTCGGACGAACGCTGACAACGCTGATGGTGCACGCCACACCGCTGCAAGAAGAGCTCGAACAACTGGGCAAACAACTGAGCGTAGTCATCGTCGCGATCTGCGCCGTTTTGTTCTTCATCGGTTTGGCAAAGGGGGAGAATTCATGGCAAATGCTGCAAACAGCTATTGCGCTTGCCATCGCAGCCATTCCGGAAGGTTTGCCTGTCATCGCGACTTTGACTCTCGCAGAAGGCACCCGCCAGATGATCAAACTCGGAGCACTGACAAGACGTCTGAGCGCCGTAGAAACTCTTGGCTGCACTGAAATTGTCTGCACAGACAAAACGGGCACCTTAACGACAAACGAGCTTACTGTGTCGGATATTCTGGCAGGGAATCGGCACTTTCGCGTTTCCAGCAGCGAGCAACTAACTAGCGGGTCATTCTTCGACGAATCCGGCAAGGAAATCGATACAGCACAAGTTCCAAAACTGCAGGACGTGCTAGTCGCTGCCATATTATGCAATGATGCCAAGCTCGAGGCGCATGACAGCCATGACTGGCACGTGCACGGCGACCCGACCGAAGGAGCGCTATTGGTAGTCGCGCTCAAAGCAGGCATTGAAAAATCCGCAACAAAGAATACGCATCCACGAACAACCGAATTTTCCTTTGATCTGAAAAGAAAACGAATGACAACGCTCCACAACGAGGGCGCCAATCTGATCGCTTATTCAAAGGGTGCCCCTGAATCGGTAATTCGAACATGCAGTCAATTCGCATCGGAGAACGGCACGCAAGCACTAGATGACAAAACCAGAGCCTGGCTTGTCGAGCAAAATAACGCGCTGGCAAAAAAGGGTCTGAGAGTACTCGCATTTGCCCGAAAAGAAATTACTTCGGACACCCAGCTGGATCAAAACAGCGTTGAAAACGACATGACTTTTTTAGGACTGGTGGGCATGAGCGACCAACCAAAGAAAGGCGTTGATACAGCAGTCAGTCAGTGTCATAGAGCTGGAATAAAAGTGATTATGGTGACTGGAGATCAACCGGAAACAGCATGCGCGATTGCTAAACAGATCGGAATTGTCGCAAGCGATCGTAATGCCGCCGATGCTGTACTAAATGGATCAACAGGCTATACAGACTGGCATGATGACGCCAGGCGACTGGAAAACATTACCGTACTGGCACGAATCGAGCCGGAAGGGAAATTTCGAATTGTAAAAGCGTTGCAGGCAGCGGGAAAAGTAGTTGCAATGACGGGTGATGGTGTCAATGACGCGGCAGCGCTAAAACAAGCAGACATCGGCATAGCGATGGGACAAGGAGGAACGTCGCTGGCACGTGAAGCATCGGATATGGTACTGACTGACGACAATTTTAACGTTGTAGTACACGCGATCGAGCAGGGCAGAACCATTTATGCAAACATTCGCAGCGCGATTGCATACCTTCTCACCGCCAGCCTGGCATCAGTTTTCACAGTCGCTGGTGCTTCAATGCTGAATATGCCAATGCCGCTTACACCTCTGCAGTTACTCTGGCTCAACTTAATCATGCATATTTTTCCTGGTCTGGGTCTGGCATTGCAGAAGTCGTATCCAGGCATAATGGATGAAAAGCCACGTGGAAGAAACCAGAGTTTGCTAGACAGCAAAAGCTGGATGCAGATCATTGGTCGAGGAGCCATCGTTGCGATAGCTAGCTTGATCGCTATCAATCTAGCGCAACATGGAACGCCTGCAGCAGTAATGGAACAGCAAACCGTCGCCCTTGCCACGATGTCGCTGGCACTGCTAATGCAATCCTGGTCATGGTTAGCCACCAAACCATCTATAAAAATGTCGACACTTCTCTCAAACGCACCAATGCAGATAAGCACCCTGCTTGGGCTACTGATGTTGCTTGCGGGAACTTCCTTAACACCCGTCCAAGAAATCTTAAATACGACGACCATGAGCATGCCTGACTGGACACTGGTAGTCTCCAGCTCACTGTGCACATTTTTGATTACGACTATTTCGAGTCGACTATTCGTTACCATCCGCCGCTAG
- a CDS encoding phosphoribosyltransferase codes for MLFRDRKDAGHRLAIKLQEYFAKNPGVRTNEIIVVGLPRGGVMVALEVARQFGCPLDVIVSKKIPFPGQPEYAVGAVSSDDVIVLNPDIPHNMQWQQYLNEQHFELLQFSRGLETEFYEEAGYEPSPLKDKVVIVVDDGIATGMTAAAALKSVRLRGAKTVILAAPVMSNEGIKDLSKFCDAVVPVNIPDRLDSVGQHYLDFTQTSNSQVIQAMRESRLFTTPPHATPNLHGG; via the coding sequence ATGTTATTCAGAGATAGAAAGGACGCCGGACACCGGCTAGCTATAAAGCTTCAAGAGTATTTCGCAAAGAATCCAGGCGTCAGGACTAACGAAATTATTGTGGTCGGACTGCCCCGAGGCGGAGTCATGGTGGCACTGGAAGTGGCGCGGCAGTTTGGGTGCCCGCTAGATGTAATTGTTTCAAAAAAGATTCCGTTTCCTGGACAGCCTGAGTACGCAGTCGGCGCAGTATCTTCCGACGACGTGATAGTGCTCAACCCGGATATTCCGCACAACATGCAGTGGCAGCAATATCTTAATGAGCAGCATTTCGAGCTCCTGCAATTCTCGAGAGGACTCGAAACGGAGTTTTATGAAGAAGCGGGTTACGAACCGTCACCACTGAAAGATAAAGTCGTCATTGTCGTTGACGACGGCATTGCGACCGGCATGACTGCGGCAGCAGCGCTCAAATCGGTCCGGTTACGTGGGGCTAAGACGGTCATCTTAGCGGCTCCGGTAATGAGTAACGAAGGTATCAAAGATCTGTCCAAATTTTGTGATGCCGTAGTGCCGGTCAATATTCCCGACCGATTGGATTCTGTCGGACAACACTATCTGGATTTCACTCAAACTTCAAACTCACAAGTCATTCAGGCGATGAGAGAAAGCAGACTATTTACGACACCACCACACGCAACACCCAATCTGCATGGCGGCTAA
- a CDS encoding erythromycin esterase family protein: protein MTSTQHRPAKTDISRTIRKHAVPFTGEYHDFDSLLEIVGDASYVLIGEASHGTHEYYKTRIDLTKRLIEEKGFNVILAEADWPDCWKVNQFVKGTGSALTANESLNEFQRFPTWLWRNADVLSFVEWLRAHNAQIPKYDNQVGFYGLDLYSLYRSAAKVLEYLKDVDPSAAQRAYHRYACLAKFGRDEQAYGYAASLGLTDDCEAKVLAELQELQANATTYMQRDGRPAADGYFFIEQNAKLVSNAQAYYRELFTGQVSTWNLRDRHMFETTLSLKEHLSKHGQKMKAVIWAHNSHLGDARATEMIDRGELNLGQLMREQFPKECKLIGFTGFSGTVTAASRWGSVAERKTVRPALCGSVESLFHTIDLPAFILNLRSKELAYQLCRPYLERAIGVIYAPETERQSHYFYTSLSEQFDAIIHFQETQAVEPLERTVRWLAGEDRVEDRID from the coding sequence ATGACATCCACTCAACACCGTCCCGCAAAGACGGATATCAGCAGAACGATTAGAAAACATGCGGTGCCATTTACCGGTGAATATCACGATTTCGACTCATTGCTAGAAATAGTAGGTGATGCATCATACGTGCTGATCGGAGAAGCATCACACGGAACACATGAGTATTACAAAACCCGCATCGACTTGACGAAACGTTTGATTGAAGAGAAAGGATTCAACGTCATACTTGCCGAAGCTGACTGGCCGGACTGCTGGAAAGTAAATCAATTCGTCAAAGGAACGGGTTCAGCGCTCACAGCAAACGAGTCCTTGAACGAATTTCAGCGTTTCCCAACCTGGCTGTGGCGAAATGCAGACGTTCTATCATTTGTGGAATGGCTCAGAGCGCACAATGCGCAGATACCAAAATACGACAACCAAGTTGGTTTTTACGGATTGGATCTGTACAGCCTGTACCGTTCCGCCGCAAAGGTACTCGAATATCTGAAAGATGTTGATCCATCAGCAGCTCAGCGTGCATATCACCGCTATGCGTGTCTTGCTAAATTTGGTCGAGACGAGCAAGCTTACGGATATGCGGCATCGCTGGGGTTGACTGACGATTGCGAAGCAAAAGTTCTCGCTGAACTACAGGAGCTGCAGGCAAACGCCACCACCTATATGCAGAGAGATGGCAGGCCTGCTGCGGATGGTTATTTCTTTATCGAACAAAATGCGAAACTTGTATCGAACGCCCAGGCGTATTATCGCGAGTTATTCACAGGTCAGGTCAGCACCTGGAATTTGCGCGATCGGCACATGTTCGAAACTACCCTGTCATTGAAAGAGCATTTGTCCAAACACGGACAGAAGATGAAAGCAGTGATCTGGGCTCACAATTCACATCTTGGCGATGCTCGCGCTACCGAAATGATTGACAGAGGAGAACTGAATCTTGGACAGCTGATGCGCGAACAGTTTCCAAAGGAGTGCAAATTGATTGGATTTACCGGTTTTTCCGGAACAGTCACTGCAGCCTCCCGTTGGGGCTCTGTTGCAGAGCGCAAGACGGTTCGTCCCGCTCTCTGCGGCAGTGTCGAAAGCCTCTTTCATACAATCGACTTGCCGGCATTCATCCTCAACCTGAGAAGCAAAGAACTCGCATATCAGCTCTGCCGCCCATACTTAGAAAGAGCCATTGGCGTTATCTATGCCCCCGAAACGGAGCGGCAAAGTCACTACTTCTACACCAGCCTATCAGAGCAGTTCGACGCAATTATTCACTTTCAAGAGACTCAAGCAGTAGAGCCGCTTGAAAGAACGGTTCGATGGCTGGCAGGAGAAGATCGGGTCGAAGACAGAATCGATTAG